A window of Staphylococcus lloydii genomic DNA:
CGAAGTTTTCTTCACGTTTTTCCATACCTTCGCCTACTTCATAACGTACGAAGTCAACAAGTTTACCACCTTTAGATTTCAAGTAAGCTTCAACTGTTTGGTCAGGATCTTTAACAAAGTTTTGGTCAACTGCACAAATTTCTTGTAAATATTTACGTAAACGACCTTCTACCATTTTTTCAACGATATTTTCTGGTTTACCTTCATTTAATGCTTGTTGTTTAAGTACTTCTTTTTCGTGTGCAATTTCTTCGTCATTTACTTGGTCAGAAGAAACATATTTAGGGTTGATTGCTGCGATATGCATAGCAACATCTTTAGCAGCTTCTTGGTCTGTTGTACCTTCAACAACACTTAACACACCAATACGTCCACCCATGTGTTTGTAAATACCGAAAGCGTCGTTATCTGTTTTAGTTCTTACTGCAAAACGACGGATGCTTAATTTTTCACCAATTGTAGCAATTGATTCTTTCATACGTTCGTCAACTGTTTTACCATCAGATAATTTAGTTTCAGATAATTCTTCTACAGTGTTTACTTTAGTTTCAAGAACTTGGATCGCAATTTCTTTTACTAATTCTTGGAAACCTTCGTTACGAGCAACGAAGTCTGTTTCTGAGTTGATTTCAACGATTGCTGCATCGTTTCCTTTTTGTTCTGCATGTACTAAACCTTCTGCCGCGATACGGTCAGCTTTTTTAGCTGCTTTTGAGATACCTTTTTCACGTAGGTAGTCGATTGCTTTATCGATGTCACCATCTGTTTCAGTTAACGCTTTTTTACAATCCATCATACCAGCGCCAGTTTTTTCACGTAATTCTTTAACAAGTTTAGCTGAAATTGCCATTTAATATTCCTCCATTATTTCATAAATTTAATATTTATTTTAAAAAAAGGTGATAAGCCTTATTATCTTATCACCCATTTTACATTATTCTTAGTTTGATTCAACAGAAGTGTTTTCTTCAGTTGATGCTGATTCAGTAGCTTCAGTTTCACTTGATTCTTCAAGATTGATGTTTTGTTCTGCTGCTACTTCTTCATTTGATACACCTTGTTGACCTTCTAAGACTGCATCTGCCATTTTACCAGTTAATAATTTAACTGCGCGAATAGCGTCATCGTTTGCTGGGATAACGTAATCAATTTCATCAGGATCACAGTTTGTATCCACAATACCCACGATAGGGATGTTTAATTTACGTGCTTCAGCAATTGCGTTACGCTCTTTACGAGGGTCAACTACAAATAATGCTTGAGGCATTGATTTCATATCACGAATACCGCCTAAGAATTTGATTAAACGGTCGTATTCTTTTTTAAGTTCTACAACTTCTTTTTTAGGTAATACTTCGAATAAGCCATCTTCTTCCATTTTTTCAATTTCAGAGATGCGTTTGATACGTTTAGAGATTGTTTTGTAGTTAGTTAAGATTCCGCCTAACCATCTTTGGTTTACGTAAAATTGACCAGCACGTTCTGCTTCAGCTTTAACTGATTCTTGTGCTTGTTTTTTAGTACCTACAAATAAAACGCGTCCGCCATCTTCAGAAATTTGTTTAATGAAGTTATATGCTTCTTCTACTTTTTTAACTGTTTTTTGTAAGTCGATGATATAGATACCATTTCTCTCAGTGAAAATGTATCTTTTCATTTTTGGGTTCCAACGGCGTGTTTGGTGACCGAAGTGAACACCTGCTTCTAGTAATTGTTTCATTGAAATTACTGCCATGATTAAATCCTCCTAATGGTTTTTTACCTCCACAAAAAGCTCATATAAACACGAAATAAATTATTTCGCACCCTTTATACTTCTACTCTTCGTGTGTGTATTGGCTCAATAGCCGTTTACTAATATACCATAATTATATGGTCTACGCAATAAATTAATTTCAGCGAATTCTACAATAAAAAAACGACTCGCAAAATGCTAATTACTGTCGCTTTTTTATAAAAGTAGTTTATTTAATATTACTTAATTCATCTAGGAATTTTTCTTTTTTAACTTTAATAAATGTACCCTTCATACCAAGTGAACGAGATTCAATAACGCCTGCGCTTTCTAATTTTCTTAGCGCATTAACAATAACAGATCTTGTAATACCTACTCTGTCTGCAACTTTAGACGCAATAAGTAATCCTTCTTTGCCACCGAGTTCTTCGAAGATATGATCAATAGCTTCGCTTTCTGAGTAAGAAAGTGAATTAATAGCCATATTAATGGCTGCCTTATCACGTGCTTCTTGTTCTACCTCGTTATGTTTTTCACGTAAAATTTCCATACCGATAACAGTAGCTGCATATTCACCTAATACTAAATCATTTTCAGAGAAGTCGTCATGAACGCGGCCTAATACGAGTGTACCTAAACGTTCACCTCCACCTAATAATGGGAAGATTGTCGTTCTACTATCTTTGAATAAATCTTCGTTTTCAGGTGGAAATACTGTAAGTACATTACTAATGTCGATATTTGATTGCGTTTCTTTCACGTCCATTAACTTTTCAGTATATTCACTTGGAATATGACGATTTTCTAGCATTTGAATAATACGTTGGTTTTTTAATAGTTCATTTAAGCTAGAACCTAATATTTTACCTTTTCTTGATACGATAAATACATTAGTTACGGTAACACTACTGATTGTTTGAGCCATGTCTTTAAAGTCTACAGCTATACCTTTATGCTTTTGTAACAGTGTGTTTAATTCTCTTGTTTTTGATAATAAACTCATTTTGTCTCTCCTTTACCTTTGGTTTTATAATATAAACGCGCTTAAATCTTTGTTCGTTGAAATTGATTTTAGTTTGTCATCAACATACTGTGGTGTGATGTCTACAACTGCATTCGGCATATTAGGTGCTTCGTAAGATAAATCTTCTAACATTTTTTCTAATATAGTGTGTAAACGTCTTGCACCAATATTATCAGTATCTTGGTTTACTTGATGTGCAATTTCGGCTAAACGTTTAACTGCCTCATCAGTAAACTTAACAGTGACATCTTCAGTTAATAGTAACGCTTCGTATTGTTTAATTAGTGATAGTTTTGGTTCTGTTAATATGCTGACGAAATCTTCTACTGACAAGCTTTCCAGTTCTACACGAATCGGGAAACGACCTTGCAATTCTGGAATCAAGTCACTTGGTTTAGACACATGGAATGCACCTGCACCAATAAACAGCATATGTTCAGTATTTACAGTACCATATTTTGTTTGAACCATGCCACCTTCAACGATAGGTAAAATATCTCGTTGTACACCTTGGCGTGATACATCTTGGCCAGAATTTTGGTTATTTGTCGCAACTTTATCTATTTCGTCAATGAATATAATACCCATTTCTTCGGCAAGTTGAATCGCTTCTTGATTAGCAGTCTCTTGATCAATTAATTCATCTGCAAACTCATCAGTTAATATTTTACGTGCTGTTTTAACTGGTACTTCACGTTCAACCTTTTTCTTAGGCATTAATTGGTTCATCATGTCTTGCATTTGTTGATTTTGGTTTGTACCCAGCATGCCCATAGCGGCAGGATCTTGTTCAACTTTGATACGAACTTTTTCTTCTTCAAGTTTTCCAGCTAATAGTTGCTGTTTGATTTCTGAACGTTTCGTTTTAATTTCTTCAGTTGGTGCTTCTTCTTCCTCTTCTTGGTTTTGACCAAAGTTTGGCATATTACCACCGAGTAAAGATTCTAAAGGATTTGAAGATTGATTCGCTTTTTTCTTCATGCTTGGTACAAGTAGTTTAACTAGTTTTTCGTTAGCCTTTTTCTCTGCATCGTCTTTAACTAATGCTTTTTTCTCTTCTTTTACTAATCTAACGGCAACATCTACTAAATCTCTCACCATGCTTTCAACGTCACGACCAACGTAACCTACTTCGGTAAATTTAGTTGCTTCTACTTTAATAAATGGAGCACCTACGATTTTCGCCATACGTCTAGCGATTTCTGTTTTACCTACACCAGTAGGACCAATCATTAAAATGTTTTTCGGTGCAATTTCTTGTTTTTCTTCGTCAGAAAGTAAACTTCTTCTATATCTATTTCTTAACGCTATCGCAACTTTGCGTTTAGCGTCTTGTTGTCCTACGATATATTCGTTTAATTTTGAAACTATGTCTTTCGGCGTTAATTTTATGCCATTTTCAACCATAGTAATAATACCCTCCATATCAAATACATTAAGCTTGATTTCATGTGTACTAACTATTAATCATGCTAGTTATGAGTAAAGTTAATTGTTTTTTAAAGTTCTTCTACAACGATTTGATCATTCGTAAATACGCAAATATCGGCAGCAACTTTTAAACTTTCATAAGCCATCTCTTTTGCACTAAGGTTCGTTGCATGCTTTTTCAATGCTCTACCGGCACTCAATGCGTAATTACCTCCAGAACCAATTGCTATCAAGTTATCGTCAGGTGCAATAACTTCACCTGTACCACTAACAACTAAGATTGATGATTGATCCATAACGATTAACATTGCTTCTAATTGGCGTAATTGTTTATCGCCACGCCACTCTTGTGCTAATTCAACTGCCGCACGTTCTAAATTACCACCAAACTGTTGTAATTTAGTTTCAAATTTTTCAAACAATGTAAAAGCATCAGCAACACTTCCCGCAAATCCTGCTAATACCTTACCTTCATACAATCTTCTTACTTTTCTAGCCGTTTGTTTCATAATTACTTGTTCACCTAAAGTAACTTGACCATCACCGGCCATCGCACAATGTCCATCATGTTGGACTGCAAATATTGTCGTTGCATGAATTGATGTACTCATTCTAATTCTCCTTTTTCGCACGAGGGTGTGCGTTTAAATATACTTTTCTCAACTGTTCATTAGAGACGTGAGTATAGCGACCAGTAGTCGACAAATTAACATGTCCTAATAACGATTGCACTGTTCTTAAATCTGCACCTTCATTTAACATATGAGTGGCAAAGGTATGCCGTAATTTATGAGGGTGAATATCGGTAACGCCAGCAGTACGTTTGACTACGTCATTCAATACAAATCGTACGCCTCTTTCAGTAATTGGGTCACCTTTCATATTAACTAATAAGAAATCATGATCACTATTTAATTTAGGCTTGAAGTGTGACAGATAAGCTTCGATACTTTGCTTACAAAATTCACCAAAAGGTATAAATCTTTCTTTATTACCTTTACCTAAAACTTTAACACCCGGCGAACTCATGTCTAAGTCCTGTTCACGAATGTGCACTAGCTCAGAAACACGTATCCCAGTTGCATATAATAGTTCCAATATTACTCTATCTCTCAAACCTTTTTTAGCGTCTGATGATACTGTTTTAAATAAAGCTTCCATTTCTTCTTCATAAAAAAAGTGGGGTAAATATTGTTCTTTTTTTGGATGCACTAGCTGAACAAATGGGTTAACAACACTTTCATCTCGCGTCATCCAATATTCATAAAAACTTCTCAGCGTAGAAATTTTACGAGAAACAGTCGTTCTTTTCAAGTTTTTCGAATATAAAAAACTTAAAAAGTTACGCGCATCTTTATATTCAAATGAGTCTAAAGCTAAATGTTCTTGTTGTAAAAAGTCATTGAATTGATGCATATCATCATAATAAGACTTTAGTGTATGGTTAGAAAATTGTCGTTCAACTTTTAGCATATAAAGATAAGCTTCTTGAATTTGTTCCACTAGAAAACCCCTCCATCATTTTGCATTGTAGCACATTGTAGGAGGGGACTGCTAAAAATAACTATTAAATTGTGTTCAATTATCAAAATTTTTCGAAGAATAGCCTATTCAACTTTTATTATAAAGTTTTTTTATAGTTATCTAAATATGATAATGCTCTATTGGCTAACGTTTCGTAACGTTCTTTTTTATCTTTAATTCGATGTTCTAATGCTGGTAATAATCCAAAATTAGCATTCATTGGTTGGAAGTTTTTTTCATTTTTAGCATGAGAAATGTAGTAAGCCATACTACCTAACATTGTTTCTCTAGGGAAAATAACTTCAGCTTTATCTTGTAATTTATGTGCCACATTAATCCCTGCGATTAAACCACTTGCTGCACTTTCTACATAGCCTTCTACCCCAGTCATTTGACCGGCAAAGTATAAATTCTCTCTACCTTTTAATGCATAAGTTTCAGATAATACATCAGGCGAATTAATAAATGTGTTTCTATGCATTACACCATAACGTACGATTTCTACATTTTCTAAGCCCGGAATTAAACGAATAACGTCTTTTTGTGCGCCCCATTTAAGGTGCGTTTGAAAACCAACAATATTGTATAAAGTGCCAGCTGCATCATCTTGTCTTAATTGTACGACTGCAAAAGGTCTTTTATCTGTTTTAGGATCTTCCAGACCTACCGGTTTCATTGGTCCGAATAAAAGTGTTTTTCTTCCACGTTCAGCCATTACTTCAAAAGGCATACACCCTTCAAAATATTTTTCTTTTTCAAATTCATTTGTAGGTGCTACTTCTGCCTCAAGCACCGCATCATAAAATCGATTGAACTCTTCTTCAGTCATTGGGCAATTTAAGTATGCTGCTTCACCTTTATCGTATCTAGATTTCAAATAAACTTTATCCATATCTATTGTATCTTTTTCAATGATTGGTGCAGCTGCATCATAGAAATAAAGTTGATCTTTACCTGTAACGTCGACAATTTCTTGAGCTAATTTGTCAGTTGTTAGCGGACCAGTGGCAATGATTGTATAACCTTCTGGAATACTATTAACTTCTTCATTAAGTACAGTTACATTAGGATGATTTCTCAACGTTTCAGTAATATAACCAGCAAAATCATGTCTATCTACAGCTAATGCGCCACCAGCAGGTACTCTAGCACTGTCTGCCGCTTTGATGATTAACGAATCTAAACGTCTCATCTCTTCTTTTAATACACCCACTGCGTTTGTTAACGCATTACCTCTTAAAGAGTTAGAACAAACTAACTCAGCAAATTTATCTGTATGATGTGCAGGCGTTTGTTTCACAGGTCGCATTTCAATCAAATTTACTTTCACGCCTCTTTGCGCAAGTTGATAAGCCGCTTCTGATCCAGCCAATCCCGCGCCAACAACGTTAACTGTTTGCATCATATATTTCCTCCATTACATTAAAATAGCAACTACGACAAATTCAATAGCAAGATACTATATTTTTTGCCGTTAGTTGCTTTAATTTATATCATTATCAATTACTTCATTAGTAATAACATTATTTTAACATTAACAACGATAAGTTGTAACAATATATTTATTTTTGCTCTGCTTCTTTATAATCACAGTTTGAACAAACCACTTGGCTTGTTTTACCTTTTTTACGTTCTACAAGGTACTCGCTACATTTAGGGCATTCTCTTCCTACTGGTTTATCCCAACTTATAAAGTCACAATCAGGATATTTAGAGCAACCATAGAACAATCTATTTTTCTTAGATTTACGTTCTACTACTTCTCCTTCTTTACATTTCGGACAAGTAACCCCTATCGATTTAACGATTGCCTTTGTATTTCGACAGTCAGGGAAATTAGAACAAGCCATGAATTTACCGTAACGCCCCATTTTTATAACCATTGGTGCGCCACAAACTTCACAATCTTCACCGGCAGGTTCGTCTTTAATTTCAATTTTTTCCATTTCTTCTTCTGCACGCTCAACATCTTGTTTGAAACTATTGAAGAAATCTCTTATTACTTTTTTCCATTCGATTTCACCTTCGGCAACTTTATCTAATAAAGTTTCCATATTAGCAGTAAAATCTACGTCAATAATTTCAGGGAAATATTCTTTAACTTGTTCATTAACGATTTCCCCAAGTTCTGTAGGTACAAAGCGTTTACTTTCATTTTTAACGTAGTTACGCTTTTGTATTGTATCGATTGTCGGTGCATAAGTTGACGGACGGCCGATTTTCAATTCTTCTAAAGTTTTAACTAAACGCGCTTCTGTATAACGTGGAGGTGGTTGCGTAAAATGTTGAGAAGGTTCAATATTTGTCGCTGTAACCATTTCTCCTTCGTTTATTTTAGGTAATTTGTTATCTTGACCGTCGTCACTATCATCTTTAGCTTCAACATATAAAGTCATAAAACCTTTAAACTTAATCGTTTGTCCATTCGCACGGAATTTCAAATCATTTTGCGTTAAATCCATGGCTACGGTATCTAAAATAGCCGGTGCCATTTGGCTAGCCACGAAGCGTTCCCATATTAATTTATAAAGACGATATTGATCTCGCGTTAAATAATCCTTCATTTGGCTAGGCGTACGTAATGTACTTGTTGGTCTTACAGCTTCATGGGCATCTTGGTCGCCTTGACCTTTAGCTTTACGATTAGAAGTGTACTCTTTACCGTATGTTTCTTCGATATATTGTTTTGACTCGGCTTTTGCTTGGTCAGATATACGCGTTGAATCTGTACGCATATAAGTAATCAAACCTACAGTGCCTTGTTTCTTCAAGTCAATACCTTCATATAATTGTTGAGCTAACATCATCGTTTTACGCGCTTTAAAGTTTAACTTGCGTGCAGCTTCTTGTTGTAATGTCGATGTTGTAAAAGGATTTGATGGATAACGTGTCTTTTCTTTAGTCGTAACTTTGGTAACTTCGAATTGATCGCCATCTAACTGTGTCGTTATTTTTTCAACATCATCTTTATTCGTTAATTTAAACGGTTTATTTTTTAAATGAAGAAACTTGGCATTAAATTTAGATTTTTTATATCTAAATTCCCCTTCAATTTTCCAATATTCTTCCGGTTTGAAATTTCTAATTTCATTTTCTCGGTCAATAACTAAACGTAAGGCAACAGATTGAACACGACCTGCTGACAAACCTTTTTTTACTTTTTTCCATAATACTGGAGAGATATTATAACCAACTAGTCTATCTAAAACACGTCTAGCTTGTTGAGCATCAACGAGTTCCATCTCAATACCACGTGGATGTTTAAAGCTATCTTTTACTGCATCTTTAGTTATTTCATTAAACACAACTCTATTTTCACTTGTGTCTTCTAAGTCTAATATGTTAGCTAAATGCCAAGCAATCGCTTCACCTTCACGGTCAGGGTCACTTGCTAAGTAAACATTTTTAGCTTTCTTAGCATGTTTTTTCAAATCTTTAACTACTGGCCCTTTGCCGCGAATTGTTATATATTTCGGTTCGTAATCGTTTTCCTCGTCTACACCCATTTGACTTCTAGGTAAGTCTCTAACATGGCCCATAGAGGCAATAACTTTAAATTTTTTACCTAAATATTTTTCAATAGTTTTAGCTTTTGCAGGCGATTCAACTATGACTAAATTTTCTGCCAAAGTAGTTCCCCCTTGCGTATCTAATTTACAAAGATAAATAATAAACGGTCTAATTTGACTTTGTCAATGTTTTTAAATTGCAACTCTATTTTTGTAACATAATATAATACACTGATTAAACTATATTTAAGTAAGAAATGAATATGGATTTTTATTATATAGTGAATAAATTACGTTATCGTTTTTAAATAAAATTACTTAGTCAACTTAAAATCATCTATTATATCTTCTGGTCTCAAAACAATTTTAGCGCCTTGTTGTGCTGCAATCATGTTTCCTTCACTCATATGATCATAAAATCTACCTGGTACTACGTAAACTTCTCTATTTTGGTCTAATGCGCATTCCAAAGTAATGTGTGTACCAGAATGCTCTTCAGATTCCGTGATTAAAATTCCTTTAGCAATACCACTTATCAAACGATTACGTTGCGGAAAGTAATACTTTTTAATAGGCGTTTGAGGTGGATATTCACTGATTACTAATCCATGTTGTTCAAGTTGATTTCTTGTTGTTCGTGTTATCGCTGGATAATGGCGACAATGTCCAAATGCTAATACTGCTACCGCTGGCAAGCCATATTGCAAGGCTAACTTAAGCGCACTATGATCAGCACCTTTCGCCAATCCTGATACAATACCAATCTTATGCTGAATAAATGCTGGATATAAATAGTGTAATGCTTGGTCTGTATAAGCAGTCGCATTTCTCGAACCGATAATGCCGAGTAATAATACAAAATTAAGCAATTTTATATTCCCTCTATAATATAAGATAACGGGTGGATTTGCAATTTCACGCAACAATGTCGGATAACGATTGTCGTTAATAGTAATAAAATTCACTTTATCCGTTGTTAAGTTTTCTATTATCTTTTCAGCATATAATTTATTATATTTGGAAGCTGCTGTTCGCAGCACTTTACTATTATGTAGACGAACAAAATGATTTAAGATAGTAGACTGTTCATATTTTGAGGCATCTAAAAAATGCGGTGCAAATGCTATAATTTTATATATTTGAAGTGTTGTAAAACCTGCGGCTAATAATTTCAAATAGGTATATTGGGCCATATAAATACCTCCTTTTATGCCATTATAAAACGTAATATGAAGTAAACTTATTACATTTTTATATCTTAATTGTTAGCAAAAAGTAAGGAGTAATATTTAATAGCCGTTTTAAAATAGTAAAAGCATATATAAAAACGCACAAATCCTGGACTTACCAGAATTTGTGCTAAACATCATATATTATTATTTTACAGTTAATAATTGTTCATAAATGCCTGCTTCTTTAGCTGCTTCAATTAGAGTAGTTCCAATTTCTGAAGGAGTATCAGCAGTTTTTACGCCACAATCGTTAAGTGTTTTGATTTTTTCTTCAGCAGTACCTTTACCACCTGAAATAATCGCACCAGCGTGGCCCATACGTTTTCCTGGAGGTGCTGTTTGACCACCAACGAATCCAACAACTGGTTTGTTCATATTGGCTTTAATCCATTCAGCAGCTTCTTCTTCTGCTGTACCACCGATTTCACCAATCATAACTACTGCGTGAGTTTCATCGTCTTCATTAAATGCTTTTAATACATCGATGAAGTTAGTACCGTTTACTGGGTCGCCACCAATACCTACAGCAGTTGTTTGACCAATACCTTCTTCAGTTAATTGGTGAACTGCTTCGTAAGTTAATGTACCAGAACGTGAAACAACGCCTACGTGACCTTTTTTGTGGATGTAGCCTGGCATAATACCGATTTTACATTCATCAGCTGTAATTACGCCTGGGCAGTTTGGTCCAACTACACGCGTCTTTTTGCCTTCTGAATAACGTTTAACTTTAACCATATCTATAACTGGAATATGTTCTGTGATACAGATAGCCATATCTAATTCAGCATCGATACATTCTAAAATAGCGTCTGCCGCGAATGGTGCTGGTACGTAAATTACTGATACGTTTGCACCTGTTTCTTCTTTAGCTTCGTCTACTGTATTGAATACTGGTACGCCTTCTACAACTTGTCCGCCTTTACCTGGTGTAACACCTGCAACAATTTGTGTGCCATATTCTAACATTTGTTTAGTATGGAAAAGGGCAGTAGACCCTGTGATACCTTGTACAATTACTTTTGTATTTTTATCTATAAATACACTCATCTTAGTGCTCCCATCCTTTCCTTACGCTTCTTTAACAAGCTTTACAATTTTTTGTGCGCCTTCAGCCATAGTCGCGGCTGGTTCGATAGCTAATCCAGATTCTTTAAGAATCGCTTTACCTTCTTTAACGTTTGTACCTTCTAAACGTACAACTAATGGTAAAGTAAGTTCTACTTCTTTGACTGCAGCTACGATACCTTCAGCGATAACATCACATTTCATGATTCCACCGAAAATATTTACAAAGATACCTTTAACATTGTCATCACCTAAGATGATTTTAAATGCTTCAGTAACTTTCTCTTTAGTAGCGCCGCCCCCTACGTCTAGGAAGTTTGCTGGATTTCCGCCGAAATGGTTAATTGTATCCATTGTAGCCATTGCTAAGCCTGCACCGTTTACCATACAACCGATGTCGCCATCTAATGCGATGTATGATAAATCATATTTAGAAGCTTCAATTTCTTTTGGATCTTCTTCTTCTAAATCGCGTAATTCTTGGATATCTTTATGTCTAAACATTGCATTGTCATCGAAATTAAGTTTAGCATCTAATGCTAGAACTTCACCGTCACCAGTTGTTACTAGTGGGTTGATTTCAACGATTGAACAATCTTTTTCTACAAAGACGTTATATAAAGAAATTAAAAATTTCGCAGCTTTATTAATTGATTCTTTAGGAATATTAATATTGAAAGCGATTCTTCTTGCTTGATAAGGAGCTAAACCAGTTACTGGATCAATTGTTTCTTTAAAGATCTTTTCTGGTGTTTTAGCAGCTACCTCTTCAATTTCAGTTCCGCCTTCTTCTGAAGCCATTAATGTAATACGGTCTGTTGCTCTATCGATTACAAACCCTACATAATATTCTTTTTGAATATCGCAGCCTTCTTCAATGTAAAGACGTTTTACTTCTTTACCTTCTGGTCCAGTTTGATGAGTCACTAATTGTTTTCCTAATAACTCATTTGCGTAACTTTCTACTTCAGATAGTGATTTAGCAATTTTAACACCACCAGCTTTACCTCTACCGCCAGCGTGGATTTGTGCTTTTACCACATATACATCTGAGTTTAATTCTTTAGCTTTCTCTACTGCTTCATCTGCAGTAAATGCTACGCGTCCTTCTGGGACAGCAACGCCCATGGAACGAAAGATTTTTTTGCCTTGATACTCGTGGATATTCATTCTCCATCCTCCTCTTAGGTTAAGTGCATTTCAATTATAAAAAATGTAAGCGCTATTGTAAACTGTTTGACGCTAGTTATTTATAATTTATTTTATTTAATAAGTATTATTAACTATAGATTTAATGGGTTCGAATGTTTTTCGATGTTCTTTTATAACACCCAATTGGTCAATACCTTTGAGATGCTCTTTCGTTCCGTAGCCTACATTTTTATCAAAGCCGTACCCTGGATAAATAGCGTCAAGTTGGCGCATATAGTTATCTCTATGCTCTTTTGCTAGTACACTTGCTGCTGCAATCGATACGCTTCGTGCATCGCCCTTAATAAGCGATTGCTGAGGTATATCTATATCTAATTCCATTGCATCAACGAGTAAATGCGTTGGTTTGTTAGTTAAATTTGTTACTGCACGCATCATCGCTAGTTTCGTTGCTTGATAAATATTTAATTGATCTATTTCTTCAACAGACGCAATACCAAAAGCATAATCTAACGCTTCGTTTTTAAGTCTATATTCCATTTCTTTACGCTTACTTGCAGATAATTTTTTGGAATCATTTAATCCTAAAAATCGATGTTCTTTATTTAAAATGACGGCGCAAGTAACGACAGGACCAGCTAATGGGCCTCTGCCTACTTCGTCAATACCACAAATCAATGCTTGTGGTTGAGTTGCCAAAATATTATTCTCAAACTCAGACATGACAGTATATTGATCAATCAGTGCCTGCTCTTTTTGTAGTTGTTTTTTCCTAGAAACG
This region includes:
- the sucD gene encoding succinate--CoA ligase subunit alpha; its protein translation is MSVFIDKNTKVIVQGITGSTALFHTKQMLEYGTQIVAGVTPGKGGQVVEGVPVFNTVDEAKEETGANVSVIYVPAPFAADAILECIDAELDMAICITEHIPVIDMVKVKRYSEGKKTRVVGPNCPGVITADECKIGIMPGYIHKKGHVGVVSRSGTLTYEAVHQLTEEGIGQTTAVGIGGDPVNGTNFIDVLKAFNEDDETHAVVMIGEIGGTAEEEAAEWIKANMNKPVVGFVGGQTAPPGKRMGHAGAIISGGKGTAEEKIKTLNDCGVKTADTPSEIGTTLIEAAKEAGIYEQLLTVK
- a CDS encoding DNA-processing protein DprA codes for the protein MAQYTYLKLLAAGFTTLQIYKIIAFAPHFLDASKYEQSTILNHFVRLHNSKVLRTAASKYNKLYAEKIIENLTTDKVNFITINDNRYPTLLREIANPPVILYYRGNIKLLNFVLLLGIIGSRNATAYTDQALHYLYPAFIQHKIGIVSGLAKGADHSALKLALQYGLPAVAVLAFGHCRHYPAITRTTRNQLEQHGLVISEYPPQTPIKKYYFPQRNRLISGIAKGILITESEEHSGTHITLECALDQNREVYVVPGRFYDHMSEGNMIAAQQGAKIVLRPEDIIDDFKLTK
- the sucC gene encoding ADP-forming succinate--CoA ligase subunit beta, whose amino-acid sequence is MNIHEYQGKKIFRSMGVAVPEGRVAFTADEAVEKAKELNSDVYVVKAQIHAGGRGKAGGVKIAKSLSEVESYANELLGKQLVTHQTGPEGKEVKRLYIEEGCDIQKEYYVGFVIDRATDRITLMASEEGGTEIEEVAAKTPEKIFKETIDPVTGLAPYQARRIAFNINIPKESINKAAKFLISLYNVFVEKDCSIVEINPLVTTGDGEVLALDAKLNFDDNAMFRHKDIQELRDLEEEDPKEIEASKYDLSYIALDGDIGCMVNGAGLAMATMDTINHFGGNPANFLDVGGGATKEKVTEAFKIILGDDNVKGIFVNIFGGIMKCDVIAEGIVAAVKEVELTLPLVVRLEGTNVKEGKAILKESGLAIEPAATMAEGAQKIVKLVKEA
- the topA gene encoding type I DNA topoisomerase codes for the protein MAENLVIVESPAKAKTIEKYLGKKFKVIASMGHVRDLPRSQMGVDEENDYEPKYITIRGKGPVVKDLKKHAKKAKNVYLASDPDREGEAIAWHLANILDLEDTSENRVVFNEITKDAVKDSFKHPRGIEMELVDAQQARRVLDRLVGYNISPVLWKKVKKGLSAGRVQSVALRLVIDRENEIRNFKPEEYWKIEGEFRYKKSKFNAKFLHLKNKPFKLTNKDDVEKITTQLDGDQFEVTKVTTKEKTRYPSNPFTTSTLQQEAARKLNFKARKTMMLAQQLYEGIDLKKQGTVGLITYMRTDSTRISDQAKAESKQYIEETYGKEYTSNRKAKGQGDQDAHEAVRPTSTLRTPSQMKDYLTRDQYRLYKLIWERFVASQMAPAILDTVAMDLTQNDLKFRANGQTIKFKGFMTLYVEAKDDSDDGQDNKLPKINEGEMVTATNIEPSQHFTQPPPRYTEARLVKTLEELKIGRPSTYAPTIDTIQKRNYVKNESKRFVPTELGEIVNEQVKEYFPEIIDVDFTANMETLLDKVAEGEIEWKKVIRDFFNSFKQDVERAEEEMEKIEIKDEPAGEDCEVCGAPMVIKMGRYGKFMACSNFPDCRNTKAIVKSIGVTCPKCKEGEVVERKSKKNRLFYGCSKYPDCDFISWDKPVGRECPKCSEYLVERKKGKTSQVVCSNCDYKEAEQK
- the trmFO gene encoding FADH(2)-oxidizing methylenetetrahydrofolate--tRNA-(uracil(54)-C(5))-methyltransferase TrmFO; translation: MMQTVNVVGAGLAGSEAAYQLAQRGVKVNLIEMRPVKQTPAHHTDKFAELVCSNSLRGNALTNAVGVLKEEMRRLDSLIIKAADSARVPAGGALAVDRHDFAGYITETLRNHPNVTVLNEEVNSIPEGYTIIATGPLTTDKLAQEIVDVTGKDQLYFYDAAAPIIEKDTIDMDKVYLKSRYDKGEAAYLNCPMTEEEFNRFYDAVLEAEVAPTNEFEKEKYFEGCMPFEVMAERGRKTLLFGPMKPVGLEDPKTDKRPFAVVQLRQDDAAGTLYNIVGFQTHLKWGAQKDVIRLIPGLENVEIVRYGVMHRNTFINSPDVLSETYALKGRENLYFAGQMTGVEGYVESAASGLIAGINVAHKLQDKAEVIFPRETMLGSMAYYISHAKNEKNFQPMNANFGLLPALEHRIKDKKERYETLANRALSYLDNYKKTL